One Paracoccus pantotrophus genomic window, TCCAGATCAGCCCATCGACGCCGCGGATGAAGTCGAAGATCCGCCGCAGCCCGAAGCGCAGCGCGCCCAGCGGCATCATGTTGCGCGCCGCCATGAAGCCCAGCGGCAGCGCCACGAGCGCCGCGCCGAACGTGCCCAGAAAGGCCATCAGCACCGTCTCGAACATGGCCCAGATCACGTCGCCATGCCGCCACATCGCGTTGGTCCAGAAATCGCGCGCCATGGCGGCGATGTTGGGCAGATCGGGATCGACGCGCGGCCCCCAAAGCGCGCTGGCGGCGATCTCGGGCCAGCTCATGTAGTGAAACGGGCTGTCCAGGGTAAAGAAGAACAGCGCCCAGCCCGGCTGATAGCGGAAGGTCTCGACCTTGGCGCGGGTATAGGCAAAGCGCCCGGCCTCGGTGGTGACGCTGACCCGGCTGTCCGAGGCGTTGATCCAGTCCGCCAGCGGCTCGGGCGCGGTCAGGCGCAGCCCGCCGTCCTGCTGGCGGATGTCGATCAGGCCGTAGCCGGGCACGTCGTAGCGCGCGCCCTCCGCGTCATAGGTGACGACATGGCCGTGGCCCAGGTCGATGCGGGTCGCATCGCCCTCGGTGGCGATCCAGGCCGGCAGGCGATCCGGCGGATAGGTGCCCTTGGCCTCGCCGTCGATGGCGACGCGCAGCGCGCCCGTGCGGTTGTCGCGCGTCACATGGGTCTTGTGCTGCCAGAAATCCGCCAGCAGCACCGCGGCATTGTCCATCCGCGCCCGCCCGGCCAGCCCGGCGATGTCGAAGGCGATGGCGGCATAGGCCAGATAGGCCAGGATCGCCAGCGGCACCGCAAAGGCTGCCAGCCGGCGGCGGGCAAAGCGGGTCAGCACGGTATCGGTCAGCGCGGGGGAAAGCGTAGTCGTCATGGTTCAGCCCCTGACCAGCCGGCTGCGCGCGTGGTCGGACAGCCGGTCGATGGCGACGATGGCCACGAACAGCAGCAGGAAGATCGCCACCACCTCGTCATAGCGGCCCGTGCCCCATTGCATCGCCAGCTTCAGGTCGTAGCCGATGCCGCCCGAGCCGACGAAGCCCAGGATGGCGCTGGCGCGCAGGTTGATCTCGAAGCGCATCAGCGCATAGGACAGCCAGTTCGGCGCGACCTGCGGCAGCACGCCCAGCCCGACCTGCTGGCCCCAGCCGGCGCCGACCGAGGCCAGCCCCTCGACCGGCTTCAGGTCGGCATTCTCGGCCACTTCGGAAAACAGCTTGCCGAGCGCGCCGGCAGTATGCAGCGAGATGGCGATGACCGCCGGCACCGGCCCGCCGCCGAGGATATAGATCAGCACCAGAGCGATCACGATCTCGGGCACGGCGCGCAGCGCGTCCATCAGCCGGCGGAACAGCCCGGTCAGCCGCGGCCAGCGCGCCAGCCCGCGCGTCGACAGAAGCGCCAGCCCCATCGCCATCAGCCCGCCCAAAAGCGTCGAGACCGCGGCGATGTTCAGCGTCTCGACCAGCGAGGGCAGGTGCTTGGCCAGCAGGCCCGGCAGGTTCGCGCGCTTCTGCCATGCCTCGGCCAGCACCTCGGAGGGGAAGGCCAGCACCATCGGCAGCCCGTCGACGAAGCCGCCGGCATTGCGGCTTTCGGCCAGCCGGAACCCGGCCGCCATCATGGCGACGAAGATCACCAGCAACAGCCCGCCGTAAAGCCGGCGGCGGCGGGCCAGTTCCAGATAGGCATCGCGGATATGGTCCGGGGCAAGGGCGGCCATGAGAGTCCTGCGGCTGAATTGCGGATGCCGCGCCCCGGTACGGGGACGCGGCCGGGAAGAGGCGCTTACTGCGCCGTTTCCTGCAGCTTGCGGGCGGCGACCACGCCCAAATAGGCGTCATGCGTCACCGGCACGAAATCCTTGGCCTCGCCATGCGCGACGCCATAGGCGCAGGCCTTGTCGGTCTCGTGCAGGTCGGCGGTCAGTTTCGTGACCTTGTCCTTGACCTCCTGCGGCAGGGCCTTGCGCAGCACCATCGGCCCTTCCGGGATCAGCTTGGATTTCCAGATCTCGACCAGGTCGTTCATCTCGACCAGCCCGGCATCGGCGGCCTTGCGGAAAGCGCCCGAGTTATAGCCGTCCTCCCAGTCGCCCAGCCCGTCGGCCCAGCTGACGCCGGCGTCGAAATCGCCATTGGCCACGCCGATGATGGCCTGTTCATGCCCGCCGGCGAAACGGACCTGGCCGAAGAAATCCTCCAGCTTGCCATGGGTCTCGGCCAGTTCGGCGCCCGGCACCAGATAGCCCGAGGTCGAGTTCGGCTCGGCAAAGGCGAAGGACTTGCCCCTGGCATCCTCGATCGAGGCGATGCCGCTGTCCTTGCGCGCGAAGCCGATGGCGTAATAGCCGGTCGAGCCGTCCATGTTCTGCTTGGTCAGCACCGGCTCGACCGCCTCGGGATCGGTCAGATGGATCTTGGCATAGCCCGAGGCGCCCAGCCAGGCCATGTCCAGCGTGCCGCCCAGAAGGCCCTGGATGACGCCGTCGTAATCGGCGGGGGTGAAGACCTTGACCGGCACGCCCAGCTCGGCCTCGATGGCGGCGCGGTAGCATTCGTTCGAGGTCATGCGGTCCTGCGCGTTCTCGCCGCCCATGATCCCGAGGTTGAAGCCGGTGATCGGCTGGGCGGTAGCGGCCGAGGTCAGGCCGGAGCTGAGGGCGGTGGCGGCGGCAAGCGCCAGGGCAAGCGGTTTCATGGTCTCTCCATGGGTTGCGGTATTGCGGGGCCGTCAGGCCATCAGCCGCGCGGCATAGGCCGCATCGGCCGCGGTGTCGGCGGGGATGGCGGTCGAGGTCGCGGCCTCGTTGAAGCTGTGGTCGGCGCCATAGATGTCGCGGGCGACGCCGGTCGAAAGCTGCGCGGGCGTGCCGTCGAAGACGATGCGGCCGTCGCGCATGCCGATCACCCGGTCGCAATAGCGCCGCGCCGTGTCCAGCGTATGCAGGTTGGCGATGACCATGCGCCCGTCCTCGACATTGATGCGCTTGAGCGTGTCCATGACGATCTGCGCGTTCATCGGGTCGAGACTGGCGATGGGCTCGTCGGCCAGGATGATCCGGGGATCCTGCATCAGGGCGCGGGCGATGGCGACGCGCTGCTGCTGGCCGCCCGACAGCGCCTCGGCCCGCTTGGGCGCCTGTTCAGCGATGCCCAGCCGGTCGAGGATCTCCAGCGCGCGCAGGATGTCGGCGCGCGGCCACAGGTTGAACAGCGTCGCCAGCACCGGCCGGCGGTTCAGCAGCCCGTGCAGCACGTTCGAGACCACGTCCATGCGCGGCACCAGGTTGAATTGCTGGAAGATCATCGCGCATTGGCTTTGCCAGGCGCGGCGGTCGCGGCCGCGCAGCGCCAGGATGTCGCGCCCGTCCACGCAGATCCGCCCGGCCGAGGCGTCGGTCAGCCGGTTCATCATCCGCAGGAAGGTGGACTTGCCCGCCCCCGACCGGCCGATGATGCCGACGAAGGCCGGGCCGTCCACGGAAAAGCTGATATCGTCCACCGCGGCACGCCCGGAAAAGACGCGGGTGACGTTCTGAACTGCAAGCAAGGCGGGCCCTCCATGAGCGGTTGGGGGGCTCATAGCCGGGATCGGTGACGAAAACGGCTCAGTTCGGTGAAGCTTTCTTGACGCCGCGCCGCCACCCGCCTTTCCCGAGCGTTTTTCACAGGACGCAAAATCCAAATCCGAGTGTTCGGATCGGGATCATAACACCAAGAACTTCTATCAACTATATGTTTTTACAAGATTATTTCTTGACCCCTCGCGAATCGCCCGCTATATCCGGGCCAAGGTCGCCAGCCAGCCGAAACGCCAGCCAGCCACCGCAGAGACAGCCAGCCAGACAGGAGAACAGCCATGACGAAAACCGCTTGTAGCGCCTGCGCGTTCTATGAGGATCACGTCGCCAACTCCGCCAGCACGCTTTCGGATTCCGGCCTGTGCCGCGCCAACCCCCCCGTCAACCAGAAGGATGCGGACACCAGGGGCTATTGGCCGGTCGTCAAGTCGAACGA contains:
- a CDS encoding PhnE/PtxC family ABC transporter permease, with the protein product MTTTLSPALTDTVLTRFARRRLAAFAVPLAILAYLAYAAIAFDIAGLAGRARMDNAAVLLADFWQHKTHVTRDNRTGALRVAIDGEAKGTYPPDRLPAWIATEGDATRIDLGHGHVVTYDAEGARYDVPGYGLIDIRQQDGGLRLTAPEPLADWINASDSRVSVTTEAGRFAYTRAKVETFRYQPGWALFFFTLDSPFHYMSWPEIAASALWGPRVDPDLPNIAAMARDFWTNAMWRHGDVIWAMFETVLMAFLGTFGAALVALPLGFMAARNMMPLGALRFGLRRIFDFIRGVDGLIWTIVLARAFGPGPMTGALAILLTDTGSFGKMFSEALENIDEKQVEGIRSTGAGAVQRARFGVIPQVTPVLLSQVLYFLESNTRGATVIGAIVGGGIGLLLTQAIQTQKDWEGSFAGEGEILR
- the phnC gene encoding phosphonate ABC transporter ATP-binding protein gives rise to the protein MLAVQNVTRVFSGRAAVDDISFSVDGPAFVGIIGRSGAGKSTFLRMMNRLTDASAGRICVDGRDILALRGRDRRAWQSQCAMIFQQFNLVPRMDVVSNVLHGLLNRRPVLATLFNLWPRADILRALEILDRLGIAEQAPKRAEALSGGQQQRVAIARALMQDPRIILADEPIASLDPMNAQIVMDTLKRINVEDGRMVIANLHTLDTARRYCDRVIGMRDGRIVFDGTPAQLSTGVARDIYGADHSFNEAATSTAIPADTAADAAYAARLMA
- the phnE gene encoding phosphonate ABC transporter, permease protein PhnE, coding for MAALAPDHIRDAYLELARRRRLYGGLLLVIFVAMMAAGFRLAESRNAGGFVDGLPMVLAFPSEVLAEAWQKRANLPGLLAKHLPSLVETLNIAAVSTLLGGLMAMGLALLSTRGLARWPRLTGLFRRLMDALRAVPEIVIALVLIYILGGGPVPAVIAISLHTAGALGKLFSEVAENADLKPVEGLASVGAGWGQQVGLGVLPQVAPNWLSYALMRFEINLRASAILGFVGSGGIGYDLKLAMQWGTGRYDEVVAIFLLLFVAIVAIDRLSDHARSRLVRG
- the phnD gene encoding phosphonate ABC transporter substrate-binding protein; protein product: MKPLALALAAATALSSGLTSAATAQPITGFNLGIMGGENAQDRMTSNECYRAAIEAELGVPVKVFTPADYDGVIQGLLGGTLDMAWLGASGYAKIHLTDPEAVEPVLTKQNMDGSTGYYAIGFARKDSGIASIEDARGKSFAFAEPNSTSGYLVPGAELAETHGKLEDFFGQVRFAGGHEQAIIGVANGDFDAGVSWADGLGDWEDGYNSGAFRKAADAGLVEMNDLVEIWKSKLIPEGPMVLRKALPQEVKDKVTKLTADLHETDKACAYGVAHGEAKDFVPVTHDAYLGVVAARKLQETAQ